Proteins encoded in a region of the Acipenser ruthenus chromosome 11, fAciRut3.2 maternal haplotype, whole genome shotgun sequence genome:
- the LOC117426313 gene encoding pyruvate dehydrogenase (acetyl-transferring) kinase isozyme 1, mitochondrial isoform X2, with protein sequence MRLISFLMKNSFLGKQVDFYSRFSPSPLSMKQFLDFGSENACERTSFVFLRQELPVRLANIMKEINLLPDNLLKTPSVQLVQSWYLQSLKEILDFKDQSAENEKVIYDFTDALIKIRNRHNDVIPTMAQGVVEYKECYGTDPVSSQNVQYFLDRFYMSRISIRMLLNQHTLLFGGKVKVNPAHPKQIGSIDPNCNVVEVIKDAYENASRLCDLYYMCSPELKIEEFNAKEREKPTTVVYVPSHLYHMVFELFKNAMRATMEFNGDALTHPAVKVSVALGNEDLTVKISDRGGGVPLRKIDRLFTYTYSTAPRPCMETSRATPLAGFGYGLPISRLYARYFQGDLQLYSLEGYGTDAVMYIKALSTESIERLPVYNKSAWRHYKTSHEADDWCVPSKEPKDMTTFRSF encoded by the exons ATGAGACTAATTAGCTTTTTGATGAAAAACAGCTTTCTGGGAAAGCAAGTGGATTTTTACTCCAGGTTCTCTCCATCTCCACTCTCTATGAAACAGTTTTTGGATTTTG GATCAGAAAATGCATGTGAGAGGACCTCCTTTGTGTTTTTGAGGCAAGAACTACCAGTTAGGTTGGCCAACATCATGAAGGAGATCAATTTACTTCCAGATAATCTGCTGAAAACACCATCTGTTCAGCTGGTCCAGAGCTG GTACCTGCAGAGTCTAAAGGAAATCCTCGATTTCAAGGATCAAAGTGCAGAAAACGAAAAAGTAATTTACGA TTTCACAGATGCTTTAATAAAAATCCGGAACCGACACAATGACGTCATACCCACCATGGCCCAGGGTGTGGTGGAGTACAAGGAATGCTACGGCACGGATCCGGTCTCGAGTCAAAATGTGCAGTATTTTCTAGACCGGTTTTACATGAGTCGCATATCAATCAGGATGCTTCTGAACCAACACA CTTTGCTGTTTGGTGGAAAAGTTAAAGTAAACCCAGCCCACCCCAAACAGATCGGCAGCATTGATCCAAACTGCAATGTTGTCGAGGTTATAAAGG ATGCATATGAAAATGCAAGCAGACTTTGTGATCTATATTATATGTGTTCTCCAGAACTGAAGATAGAAGAATTCAATG ctaaagaaagagaaaaaccAACAACAGTGGTGTACGTCCCATCACACCTCTACCACATGGTGTTTGAACTTTTTAAG AATGCAATGCGAGCCACTATGGAATTCAATGGAGATGCATTAACACATCCAGCCGTCAAAGTGTCTGTTGCTTTGGGAAATGAAGATTTGACGGTGAAG ATTTCCGATCGTGGTGGCGGGGTTCCTTTGAGAAAAATTGACAGACTGTTCACATACACGTACTCAACTGCACCTCGACCTTGCATGGAGACCTCTCGTGCAACACCACTG GCTGGGTTTGGGTATGGCTTGCCCATCTCCCGTTTATATGCAAGGTATTTCCAAGGTGATCTTCAGCTGTATTCCTTGGAGGGTTATGGCACAGATGCTGTCATGTATATAAAG GCTTTATCCACTGAGTCAATAGAAAGGCTTCCTGTCTATAACAAGTCGGCTTGGAGACATTACAAGACCAGTCATGAAGCAGACGACTGGTGTGTGCCAAGTAAAGAGCCAAAGGACATGACCACTTTCCGTAGTTTTTAG
- the LOC117426313 gene encoding pyruvate dehydrogenase (acetyl-transferring) kinase isozyme 1, mitochondrial isoform X1, which produces MRLISFLMKNSFLGKQVDFYSRFSPSPLSMKQFLDFGSENACERTSFVFLRQELPVRLANIMKEINLLPDNLLKTPSVQLVQSWYLQSLKEILDFKDQSAENEKVIYENSNYRPQEDKGQHCMCLPLSSLDACRAQPGREPALFTDALIKIRNRHNDVIPTMAQGVVEYKECYGTDPVSSQNVQYFLDRFYMSRISIRMLLNQHTLLFGGKVKVNPAHPKQIGSIDPNCNVVEVIKDAYENASRLCDLYYMCSPELKIEEFNAKEREKPTTVVYVPSHLYHMVFELFKNAMRATMEFNGDALTHPAVKVSVALGNEDLTVKISDRGGGVPLRKIDRLFTYTYSTAPRPCMETSRATPLAGFGYGLPISRLYARYFQGDLQLYSLEGYGTDAVMYIKALSTESIERLPVYNKSAWRHYKTSHEADDWCVPSKEPKDMTTFRSF; this is translated from the exons ATGAGACTAATTAGCTTTTTGATGAAAAACAGCTTTCTGGGAAAGCAAGTGGATTTTTACTCCAGGTTCTCTCCATCTCCACTCTCTATGAAACAGTTTTTGGATTTTG GATCAGAAAATGCATGTGAGAGGACCTCCTTTGTGTTTTTGAGGCAAGAACTACCAGTTAGGTTGGCCAACATCATGAAGGAGATCAATTTACTTCCAGATAATCTGCTGAAAACACCATCTGTTCAGCTGGTCCAGAGCTG GTACCTGCAGAGTCTAAAGGAAATCCTCGATTTCAAGGATCAAAGTGCAGAAAACGAAAAAGTAATTTACGA GAACTCAAACTACCGACCTCAGGAGGATAAAGGCCAGCACTGCATGTGTctgcctttgagctcactggacgcctgcagagcacagccaggacgcgaaccagCGCT TTTCACAGATGCTTTAATAAAAATCCGGAACCGACACAATGACGTCATACCCACCATGGCCCAGGGTGTGGTGGAGTACAAGGAATGCTACGGCACGGATCCGGTCTCGAGTCAAAATGTGCAGTATTTTCTAGACCGGTTTTACATGAGTCGCATATCAATCAGGATGCTTCTGAACCAACACA CTTTGCTGTTTGGTGGAAAAGTTAAAGTAAACCCAGCCCACCCCAAACAGATCGGCAGCATTGATCCAAACTGCAATGTTGTCGAGGTTATAAAGG ATGCATATGAAAATGCAAGCAGACTTTGTGATCTATATTATATGTGTTCTCCAGAACTGAAGATAGAAGAATTCAATG ctaaagaaagagaaaaaccAACAACAGTGGTGTACGTCCCATCACACCTCTACCACATGGTGTTTGAACTTTTTAAG AATGCAATGCGAGCCACTATGGAATTCAATGGAGATGCATTAACACATCCAGCCGTCAAAGTGTCTGTTGCTTTGGGAAATGAAGATTTGACGGTGAAG ATTTCCGATCGTGGTGGCGGGGTTCCTTTGAGAAAAATTGACAGACTGTTCACATACACGTACTCAACTGCACCTCGACCTTGCATGGAGACCTCTCGTGCAACACCACTG GCTGGGTTTGGGTATGGCTTGCCCATCTCCCGTTTATATGCAAGGTATTTCCAAGGTGATCTTCAGCTGTATTCCTTGGAGGGTTATGGCACAGATGCTGTCATGTATATAAAG GCTTTATCCACTGAGTCAATAGAAAGGCTTCCTGTCTATAACAAGTCGGCTTGGAGACATTACAAGACCAGTCATGAAGCAGACGACTGGTGTGTGCCAAGTAAAGAGCCAAAGGACATGACCACTTTCCGTAGTTTTTAG